From Drosophila nasuta strain 15112-1781.00 chromosome X, ASM2355853v1, whole genome shotgun sequence, one genomic window encodes:
- the LOC132795222 gene encoding uncharacterized protein LOC132795222, which yields MSSSERANSHQVAPSHRSTFMISRHHSSSNSNSNSSSSSWSTLRAHTSFALIGALLYCVSMPMIILADLRCRLHSPLGRHSSNWATEQQHHHEIETPTQSETETRLQSRRVMASFAVLCLSFFLFL from the exons ATGAGTTCAAGCGAACGCGCCAACTCGCACCAAGTTGCGCCGAGTCATAGATCAACGTTCATGATAAGCAGacaccacagcagcagcaacagcaacagcaacagcagcagcagcagttggagcACTCTCCGAGCACACACAAGTTTTGCTCTAATCGGAGCACTTCTTTACTGTGTGTCGATGCCAATGATCATTTTGGCCGATCTCCGCTGCCGACTGC ATTCCCCCCTCGGGCGCCATTCCAGCAACTGGGCAactgagcagcagcatcatcatgaGATCGAGACTCCGACTCAgtctgagactgagactcGACTCCAGTCGCGTCGAGTCATGGCATCGTTTGCTGTTTTATGCCTCTccttcttcctcttcctctag